The Oncorhynchus nerka isolate Pitt River linkage group LG5, Oner_Uvic_2.0, whole genome shotgun sequence nucleotide sequence actaccaacacAACTAttgctgctaatactactactgctgctactaccactgctacttctagttatgctactactgttactactgctgctgctactaatactactactaccaacacAACTAttgctgctaatactactactgctgctactaccactgctacttctagttatgctactactgttactactgctgctgctactaatactactactaccaacacAACTAttgctgctaatactactactgctgctactaccactgctacttctagttatgctactactgttactactgctgctgctactatactactactaccaccacaactattgctgctaatactactactgctgctactaccactgctacttctagttatgctactactgttactactgctgctgctactaatactactactaccaacacAACTAttgctgctaatactactactgctgctactaccactgctacttctagttatgctactactgttactactgctgctgctactaatactactactaccaccacaactattgctgctactactactactgctactactactactactactatttctactactactactactactatttctactactactgctactattactactactactgctactactattgctgctactactactaatactactactactactactatttctaCTATTTCTATTGctgctacgactactactactactgctgctgctgctactattactattactgctactactactacgactactactactactgctgctactactactactactgctgctgctactactattaccacgactactactactactactactactactactactactactgctgctactactactactactgctgctgctgctggtactactactattaccaccactacaactactactattactactactactactattactacaactactattactaatactacttctactactactactgctgatactactactgctactactactactactactgctactattactactactattactactattactattactactactactgctactactactattaccaccactactactactactattactactactactactattactactaatactattacctctactactactactactactactactactgctgctactactactgctactactactactactactactactgctgctactactactgctactactactactactactactgctactattactactactattactactattactattgctactactactactactactgctgctactactactgctactactactactgctactactactactactactattactactactactattactactactactactactactactactgctactactgctactactactactactactgctgctgctactactactactactactacaactgctactactactactactattactactactactactactactactactactactactactgctgctgctgctgctactactactactactgctgctgctgctactactactattaccaccactactactactactattactactactactactattactactactactattactactactactactactactactactgctactactactactactactactactactactactactactactattactactactactattactactactactgctactactactattaccaccactactactactactgctgctactactgctactactgctgtactactactactgctgctactactactactactactactactactactgctactactactactactgctgatactactactactgctactactactactgctgctgctactactactgctgctgctgctgctgccaccactactactactgctactactactactactgctgctgctactactactactactactactgctgctactactactgctgctgctgctactactactactactactgctactactgctactactactactactactactactactactactactactactactgctgctactactactgctactactgctactactactactactagtactactgctactactactactattactactactactagtactactactactgctgctactactactactactactgctgctgctactactactattaccaccactactactactactattactattactactactactactactactgcgactattactactactattactacaactactactactactactgctgctgctactactactactgctgctactactactgctactactactactactactactgctactactactactactactactactactactactgctactactactgctactactactactgctgctactactactacggctattactactaccaccactactactactaataccactactactacagctattactactaccaccactactactactaataccactactactacagcaAACATAACTATGTGGGTTTTGCTCTTCATAATGTGAGTGGTCAGAGGGTCGATGGGGCCATGACGATGTCATAGTGTGTACCTGAGGTGAGAGGCACTTCTGTGAGGTCATGCAGTTCCTCTGACAATTCTTTatctttcttcctcttcttctcctctacaGGACGCAGAAGGGACAGCTCCTCTGGCCGACGGATGTCTGGAACCAGAGAAGGATGATAGAGAATGGAGTGGAGGGATGGGTGAAAAAGCATTTTGTGGAGCGTCAAACATTCTTTCACTGAAATCTATACTCAGGTCAGGTAGTAGTTTGTGGATTAATTTGTTATGTTGATGTTAAAACAAACTTCTGGAAAATAGAAAATAAAGGAATTGATTTCTGAACTCACTCAGCATCTTG carries:
- the LOC135571832 gene encoding uncharacterized protein DDB_G0271670-like, with translation NSSSSNSSSSSSSSSSSSSSSSSSSSSSSSNSSSSNSSSSSNSSSSSGGNSSSSSSSSSSSSSSSSSSSSSSSSSSSSSSNSSSSSSSCSSSSSSSSSSSSSSSSSSSSSSSSSSSSNSSSSNSSSSSSSSSSSSSSSSSSSSSSSSNSNSSNSSSNSSSSSSSSSSSSSSSSSSSSSSSSSSSSSSSSSSSSSSRGNSISSNSSSSSNSSSSSGGNSSSSSSSSNSNSSNSSSNSSSSSSSSSSSSISSSSSRSSISNSSCSNSSSSSNSSSCSGGNSSSTSSSSSSSSSSSSSSSSSSSSSSSSRGNSSSSSSSSSSSSSSSSSRSSSSSNSNSSSSSSSSSSRSSNRNSRNSSSSSSISSSSSNSSSSSSSNSSSSSRNSSSSSSRNSSSSSSSSSSSSSNSCGGSSSISSSSSSNSSSITRSSSGSSSSSSISSNSCVGSSSISSSSSSNSSSITRSSS